In the Candidatus Binatia bacterium genome, GATGGCGGCGAGATACAGCTCCTCCTTGGAACGAAAATACCGATACAACGTGCCCTTGCCGACACCGATCCGCGCGGCAATGTCATCGGTGAGAACCTCGTGGAATTCGTGCCGCGAGAATACCTCGGCGGCGCCGCGCACAATGGCCTCCCGAATGTGTTCGCTTTTCTTCCGTCCTGCCATGATCCCAATTTCGAAACGGACTAGTCCGTTTCACAATACCAAGGGCCGAACTTCTGTCAATGCTGCACCGCGACAAGAATTCCGTGCGCCGCGGCTGAGCCGAACCCTCCGATGGCAGCGCGTGGGGTAGCTTGGGCTTATGGGGCGCGCATCATAGCAGGAGGGTTGCGAAGTAGGGTGCTATACGGCCAACGGGCTGAGGCACGGGTGAGTGGAAGCGGGAATGCGCTTTGCGTGCCGCCACGGCGGCAGGAGCGGTTAGCTTTTGCGGTGTTTAGCGAGATGCGAACGGCACTTGGTCGAAGCCGTGTACGTTACTCATGTGCGCCCGCACGCACCTCGACTCATCCACAAAAAACTCCGGGAAGGCCTGCACGAACTCCTCCATCGCCACCCGCGCTTCCAAACGCGCGAGCGAGGCGCCTAAGCAAAAGTGCACGCCGTAGCCAAAGCTCAAGTGGAGCGGGATCTGCCGGTCGATATCGAAGGTATCGGGGTCAGAGAATGCGCGCGGATCGCGCGTGGCGGCTCCGTTGACTAAGAGAATGCGTGCGCCGGCCGGAACGGTTTCGCCGTACCACTCCGCATCCTTAGTGACGGTTCGGGCTTGGTATTGGGAGGGCGGCCAGTAGCGCAGTACTTCTTCCATCGCTTGCGGAATCCGTAAAGGATCCTGCACGAGTTTGCGCCATTGGTCCGGGTGCCGGTGGAACAACACGATGGCGTTACCCAACAATCTGGTCACCGTTTCGTTGCCTGCGGCCCCGAGAAGGGCGCAGAAGCCGGCAATCTCGCCATCGCTCAATTTGGTGCGTGTGCCATTGTCGTGCTCGATTTCTGCAGAAAACAGCGCGCAAATCAGGCCGTCGTTCGGTTGTCGGCGCAACCGCTCGAGGAGCTGGAACCAGTAGCGCACCAAGTTCATGCTGGCTTCGATTGCCCGTGAGGGGATTTCTGGGCTGTCCGGGTCGCGCTCGAGAGCGCGATCCATCCACTCGCGCAACTGGACACGGTCCTCGACGGGGACTCCGAGCAACGTGAAAATCACTTCGCGCGGAAGCGGTGCAGCGAAGTCCGCCACGAAGTCGCCGCCGCCATCCCTTCGAAGCCGAGCAATCAGCCCTTGGGCAAGCTCGCGAATGAAGGGTTCGAGCGCTGCGATCCGGCGTGGCGTGAAGGCTGCACTGACGAGGCGCCGCAGCCGATCGTGCTGCGGGGGATCCATGAAGATCATCATCGGCGTGACTTCGAACAGCGTCGTGTCGATCCGCTCGAGAGTCACCCCTTCGCGTGAACTATAGGCGCGCCAATCTTGCAGGGCACTCCAAACGTCGTGAAAACGAGTGAGTGCGTAAAACTCGAGTTTAGGATTGTAGTACAGCGGCGCGTGCTCTCGTAACCACGCGTACACGGGGTACGGGTCTTCGTGGAACTCATACGAGAAGGGATTGAGTTCCATGCTGGCCCGGTCCTCTAT is a window encoding:
- a CDS encoding cytochrome P450, encoding MELNPFSYEFHEDPYPVYAWLREHAPLYYNPKLEFYALTRFHDVWSALQDWRAYSSREGVTLERIDTTLFEVTPMMIFMDPPQHDRLRRLVSAAFTPRRIAALEPFIRELAQGLIARLRRDGGGDFVADFAAPLPREVIFTLLGVPVEDRVQLREWMDRALERDPDSPEIPSRAIEASMNLVRYWFQLLERLRRQPNDGLICALFSAEIEHDNGTRTKLSDGEIAGFCALLGAAGNETVTRLLGNAIVLFHRHPDQWRKLVQDPLRIPQAMEEVLRYWPPSQYQARTVTKDAEWYGETVPAGARILLVNGAATRDPRAFSDPDTFDIDRQIPLHLSFGYGVHFCLGASLARLEARVAMEEFVQAFPEFFVDESRCVRAHMSNVHGFDQVPFASR